One region of Abyssisolibacter fermentans genomic DNA includes:
- a CDS encoding S-layer homology domain-containing protein: MFKKLLSILLTAFILFSGYTYADSTEDNKNHWLFENINEQFAKVMFPDILNSSTKIALLDKSISVKEFNTIMNNFCIRNNIETTFTVEEASIEGLLRKDAFKTISNLIKTETCDVTLPFSDIENIEQDYISAIKKLYSLKIIKGVSNDLVKPNEQITLAQSIMLLQNFNDLLEVNMKKISYKIISRENLGNSTEGISTKEKDDKIILTIIKAFPNPGYNMDIKNIIEKENGEYLINMKIISPERNKLYSQVITYRKINIEIDMHILKNQYKFKLNLPNVLNPIKNKY, encoded by the coding sequence ATGTTCAAAAAATTACTAAGCATTTTGCTTACAGCGTTTATATTATTTTCTGGATATACTTATGCAGATTCTACGGAAGATAACAAAAACCATTGGTTATTTGAAAACATAAATGAACAGTTTGCAAAAGTTATGTTTCCTGACATATTAAATAGCTCAACCAAGATAGCTTTACTAGATAAAAGTATCTCAGTAAAAGAATTTAATACTATCATGAATAACTTCTGCATTAGAAATAATATAGAAACTACTTTTACTGTAGAAGAGGCTTCTATAGAAGGACTGTTGAGAAAGGATGCCTTTAAAACTATTTCAAATCTTATAAAAACTGAAACGTGTGATGTAACGCTACCTTTTAGTGATATTGAAAATATTGAGCAGGACTATATTAGTGCTATTAAAAAACTCTATTCATTAAAAATAATAAAAGGAGTGTCCAATGATTTAGTTAAACCTAATGAACAAATAACTTTAGCCCAATCTATTATGTTGCTTCAGAATTTTAATGATTTATTGGAGGTAAATATGAAAAAAATAAGCTATAAAATAATAAGTAGAGAAAATTTAGGTAATAGCACAGAAGGAATTTCAACAAAAGAAAAAGATGATAAAATTATACTAACTATTATAAAAGCATTCCCAAATCCAGGCTATAACATGGATATAAAAAATATAATTGAAAAAGAAAATGGTGAATACTTGATTAATATGAAAATCATATCTCCTGAACGTAATAAATTATATTCTCAAGTAATAACTTATCGAAAAATTAATATAGAAATAGACATGCATATACTAAAAAATCAATATAAATTCAAACTTAACCTTCCAAATGTTTTAAATCCTATAAAAAATAAATACTAA